In the Cellulomonas sp. C5510 genome, TTCCCGCTGTACGCCTCGGCGATGTACGGGTCGTCCACCACGCAGGAGATCGCGCGCGCCGTCGGCAACCTGCCCACGTGGTTCCCGACGCTCGTGCTGATCGAGAACTTCGGCGAGGTGTTCAACGCCTCCCAGTTCAACTTCTGGATGGCGTTCCTCAACTCCGTCCTCGTGGCCGTCGCCGTCACGGCGTCGACGGTGTTCTTCTCGACGCTCGCCGGGTTCAGCTTCGCGAAGCTCACGTTCCGGGGGCGGCAGGCGCTGTACGTCACCGTCATCGCGACCATGGCGATCCCCGCGCAGGTCGGCACCATCCCGATGTTCATCATGATGAACGACTTCGGGTGGATCGACTCGCTGCTCGCCCTGACGGTCCCGACGCTCGTCACGGCGTTCGGCGTGTTCTGGATGACGCAGTACCTGCAGGAGGCGCTGCCGTTCGAGCTCGTCGAGGCCGCCCGCGTCGACGGCGCGTCGATGTTCCGCACGTTCTGGTCGATCGCACTGCCGGCCGCCCGACCCGCCGCGGCGACGCTCGCGCTGTTCACGTTCGTCGGGTCGTGGAACAGCTTCTTCTGGCCGTCGGTGGTCATGCGGTCGCAGCTCACGATGCCGCTGGTGGTGCCGCAGCTCAAGGGGGCGTTCACCACCGACACCGGGCTGGTGATGTCCGGGGTGTTCCTCGTGGCGGCGCCGCTGCTCGTGGTGTTCGTCGTCGCGGGCAAGCAGCTGGTCTCCGGCGTCATGGCGGGGGCGGTCAAGGGCTGACGCCCGCCTCCGCGGCGGCGCGAGGTCGTCACGTCGGGCCGAGGTCGTCAGCCCGGCGTGACGACCTCGGCCGCACCTGACGGCCTCGGGCCGCACCTGACGGCTTCGGCCGCACCTGACGGCTTCGGCCGCACCTGACGGCCTCGGGCCGCTGCCGACGGAACCGCGTGTCGGCGCGTCCGCGGGGTGCGGTGACACGCGGGGGCTCCGCGGCGTTAGGCTGCTCCCGACGGCGACGCACCCACGGTGGTCCGCGTCGTGGTCCCGCGAGGCGTATGGCGGCGTGCCACCCCCGGGTGGCCGGTGGAGTCACTCCTGCCGGGGGCGCAGGCTCGGCCCTGACCGCGGCGCTCCGGCGCGTGCCGGGAGGTCCCGGTCGGCCGGCGGCGCGCACATGCACCACGGTGGCGTGCGGTGCCGGGTGTCCGGCCGGGTCCGGGCGCTCGGATCGTCCGGGGTTCCCGACGGTCGGGGTGCCGGGGCGGTCGGGTCGTCCCGGGCGGCCGGGTGGACCTGGGCGGCTGGATCGTCCCGGGCAGCCGGGTCGTCCTGGGCGGTCGGGTCGTCCTGGGCGGTCGGGGGTCCCGGGCGGTTCGGGGGTTCCGGCGGTGCGGGTGTCCGGGCGGTGTCCGTCCCGGGCGTCGCGGACGCGTGTGCTGCGCAGCCGTCGCGTGCCGCGCCGGCGTCGTCGCTGCGGTCGGTCGTCGAAGGAGGAGATGTGGCAGGAGCGGGCTCGGGTCGACGGCGGTCCGGTGGTGGGCGCTCCGCGTCCGGCGGTGGCGGTGCCGCCACCGCGCAGCGACGTCGTGCGCCGCGCCGCTCCGAGGAGGGGCTCATCCCCGTCCTCGCTGCCGCGGCCCGCGACGTCGACGGGATCGTCCGCCGACCCCCGACGCGCCCGGCCGTCCGCACCAAGTTCCAGGTCGTCGCGCTGCTGGTCCGCGAGGAGCGCGCCCGCGTGATGGGTGACGCCGAGCTGGGGCAGGCGCGCCGCACCGAGCAGCTCAAGCGCCTCGACGGCGTCGCGACGCTGCTCGCGAAGATCGCCGCCCGCGACACGTCCTTGCTGGCGCTGCTCGGCGACGACGCCCGGGTGTCCGAGGCCGCGCGCACCCTCAAGGCCACGATGATGCGCGCCGGCGGCCTGGAGCCCCCGGAGGAGCCCGAGGAGCCCGCGCCCGTGCAGCCCGAGCCGGGCGCCGAGAAGCGCGTCGTGCCCCGCTCCGTGGTCGCCCGCCAGCTCGCGAACCCGTTCCTGGCCCCCGACTTCGAGGCCGCCGCCGAGCGGATGGCCGGCCGCCCGCGCCGCCTCGCCGGCTGGGAGCTGCTCGAGCCGCTGTTCCGGTCGTTCGAGCAGGCGCCCGCCGGTGCGCCCGCGTGCATGCCGCTGCCCGGCGGCCAGCTCGTCCAGGTGCCCGCGGGGCGTGAGCTCATGCCGCACCAGGCGCAGGTCGTCGCCGCGACCGCCGCCGGCCACCGCACGTACCTGCTGGCCGACGAGCCCGGCCTCGGCAAGACCGCCCAGGCGCTGCTGTCCGCCCGCGCAGCGGAGGCGTACCCGCTGCTCGTCGTCGTCCCCAACGTCGTCAAGACCAACTGGGCGCACGAGGTCCGCATGTGGACGCCCGAGCGGCAGCCCACCGTCGTGCACGGCGACGGCGAGGGCGTGAACGGCTTCGCGGACGTCGTGATCGTCAACTACGAGCTGCTGGACCGGCACGTCGGCTGGCTCGGCGACTTCGGGTTCCGCGGCATGGTGGTCGACGAGGCGCACTTCATCAAGAACAAGGGCTCGCAGCGCTCGCGGCACGTGCTCGCGCTGTCCCAGCGGATCCGGGAGCGCGCGCCCCGCCCGCTGCTCATGGCGCTCACCGGCACGCCGCTCATCAACGACATCGAGGACTTCCGGGCGATCTGGCAGTACCTCGGCTGGATCGACGACGAGAAGCCGCTCGGTCGCCTCATGACCGCCCTGGAGGAGACCGGCCTGACGCCCGCCGACCGCGGGTTCTCCGCCGCCGCGCGCACTGCCGTCATCGACATGGGCATCGTCCGGCGTCGCAAGATCGACGTCGTCGCCGACATCCCCGCCCGCCGCGTCGCGGACCTGCCCGTCGAGCTGGACGGCGCGGTCGGCCGCTCCATCCGGGCCGCCGAGGAGGCGCTCACCCGCCGCATGGTCGAGCGGTACCACGCCGCGCTCGCCGCCCGCTCCGAGGTCTCCGACGGCCTCGACCGCGAGCTGGTGCGCCGCGTCGCCGCCACGGAGCTCAAGGACTCCAGCAGCAAGGGCGGCGGCGAGAACGTCTTCACGATGGTCCGCCGCATCGGCCAGGCGAAGGCCGGCCTGGCCGCCGACTACGCCGCCCAGCTCGCCCGCAACGTCGGCAAGGTCGTGTTCTTCGCCAAGCACGTCGACGTCATGGACACCGCCGAGCAGCTGTTCGCCGACCGCGGCATCCGGTACGCGTCGATCCGCGGCGACCAGACCCCGAAGGCCCGTGAGAAGAACGTCACCGCGTTCACCGACGACCCCGAGGTGCAGATCGTCGTCTGCTCCCTCATGGCCGCCGGCGTCGGCCTCAACCTGCAGGTCGCGTCCAACATGGTGCTCGCCGAGCTCTCCTGGACGGACGCGGAGCAGACCCAGGCCATCGACCGCATCCACCGCATCGGCCAGTCCGAGCCCGTCACCGCCTGGCGGATCATCGCCGCCCAGACCGTCGACGCGAAGATCGCCGAGCTCATCGACGCCAAGTCCGGGCTCGCGGCACGGGCGCTCGACGGTGCGGGGGAGCAGGAGGACGCCGGGGCGACCGACGTGCAGCTCGAGACGCTCGTGGGGCTGCTGACGGAGGCGCTGGAGGCGGAGGCCGCCCGGGGCTGAGCGACGGGACGGAGCGAGGTCGTCCCCAGGCCCGGTCGCGCTCTTGCGAATGTTTCGTTTCTCGCGCATCGTGTGCGTATGAGCGCCGCCCTTGCCGCCAGGACCACGCTGCCACCCTCCGAGGGTGCCGAGGTCGAGTCGGTGAGGCTGCTCGCGCGCGCTCTCGAGCAGCCGACGGCCCGGCTCGTCGCCCCGGACGGGACCGCCGTCGACATCCCGTCCCCGGTGCACGACGTGCTCGTACGGGTCGTCGAGGCGATGGAGGCCGGTCGGGCGATCACCGTCGCTCCCGTGGAGCAGCGGCTGACGACCTCCCAGGCGGCCGACTTCCTGGGCGTCTCCCGGCCCACGGTCGTGAAGCTCCTCGAGGAGGGTCGGATCCCGTTCGAGCGGGTCACTCGGCACCGCCGGGTGCGCCTCGACGACCTGCTCGCGTTCCGGGACGACCGACGGCGCGAACAGCGCGCGCAGCTCGACGACATCACGCGCCAGGCGGTGGCCGACGGGCTCTACGACGCCGCCGCCTCCGACTACGAGAACGCCCTCCGTCGCGCTCGTGCGGGCGGGGGCGACGGCGCGAGCGACCGGTAGCGGGGATCCGTGAGCTTCGGGGCGCTGCTCGACGCCTGCGTGCTCGTCCCCGCCTCGCTGGCCGACACGCTCCTTCGCGCGGCGGAGGCGGGGACGCTTCTCGCGCGCTGCCTGAGAGCGCTCTAGTGCTACGCCAACCGGGGGACCGCGAGGGGTGCTGCCCGCCCGCCATGCTTGCTGGCGCTAGCGTCGCTCGATAACGCGGAGTCCGGGCGTACTGGACGTGCTGGATGTTGGCCGGGGACCGTGAGCAGGTTCGGTGCGTCTGGTTCGGCATGCTGGCTCTAGACGGAGTCTCGGCGTGCCGCGGGAGCGAGGAGTGGTGGGTGCGTTACTCGCGGTTTCGGATCTCGAACTTTCGAGGCGTTCGCGACGCGACGCTCGACTTGATGGCGGCTGGGCCAGATTCGAGGATATCGACGCTCGTCGGGCTAAACGAGAGTGGAAAGACAACGATCCTCGAAGCCATCGAGAGCTTCCTCCCAACACAGGATGGCGAGAACACGGAAGTCAGGCCCAATGAGCTGACCGGCTGGATACAGTCCGACCTTGACGCCCTTGTCCCCATCTCCGAGCGAAGCAACTTCAACGGGAAGGTACAGATATCTGCGCGGGTGCGCCTAGAGCCTGATGACGTCGCTCACATAAAGAAGGCAGTTCAGAAGAGAACCGGATTCCGCGTCTCTTCCCTTCGCTCGGAGCTCGAAGTTACGGTGTCGCACTCGTTCAAGAATAGCCGATTCGTGGGCACAGCCACTGCATGGTCCTCGGTCCTGGGCGTGGGCTATAAGGCGAACGGCAGAGTCGAGCGAGATCTCGGGTCCTCTAGTGAGAACCTAGCATGGCGCGCTGCTGTTGGCGCCATCAGGGAGCGCTTGCCGCGGATCTGGTACTTTCCGAACTTCTTGTTCGAGTTTCCGAGGGTGATCACTCTGACTATTTCGCCCGACGAAACCTCAACGAACAGGTTCTATCGTCAGCTCTTCCAAGACATCCTTGACGCGCTGGGTCGCGACTTGCGGCTCGATGAACACGTGGTCGCTCGCGCGCTGTCTCGCGAGTCTGGTGACCTCCAAAACCTGCGCCAGGTCTTGCTCGAAGTTAGCCGTGAGGTCACGAACTCGGTCGTAGCATCGTGGAGTCGCCTTTTCGACCGCGGAGACGACCTTCAAGGCAAACGTGTTGTGGTTGACCTAGTCGATCCGCAGCGGGTCGGACCTGGTGAGGTGGCCGTCGAGTTCCTGCTGGAGGATGCTGACGGCATGTTCGGCATACACGAGCGCTCTCTGGGTTTCCGGTGGTTCTTCGTGTATCTGCTTCTGACGCACTACCGTGGCAGGCGCAGGTCGGAGGAAAGCGAAATACTGTTCTTGTTTGACGAGCCAGCGTCGAACCTCCACTCAACCGCACAGGCTGCCCTTCTTGAGAGTCTGGGCAAACTGGCCGAGCATTCAAGCGTGATATTCACGACACATAGCCACCACTTGATAAATCCGGCATGGCTCTCCAGCGCGTTCGTCGTCGCCAACGACGGCGTGGATCCAAGAGTAATAACGTCGAAGGTCGCGGCACGGCGAACAGACATTAGGGTCGAACCGCTCCAGCAGTTTGCTTCGCAACACCCGAATCGCACCCATTATTTTCAGCCGATTCTGGACGTGTTGCAGTATCGGCCGTCGGAACTCGAGCACATTCCCTCGGTGGTCATGACCGAGGGGAAGACTGACTATTACGCGCTGAGGTACTACTCGGAGGTCATCCGCGGCGCCAACGCCGTTGATCGCCTGAACATACTTCCAGGTACGGGATCGGGCTCACTTCTTCCGGTGATACAAATGTACCTGGCCTGGTCCAGGCCGTTTGTAGTATTGCTGGACAGTGACGCCGCCGGCGATCGTGCCCGCGAGAGGTATCTTCGGCAGTTGGGTCCGGCATTGGCAGGCGTGGTCGTCGACCTGGCGTCGCTCTGTGGTGATAGTGCTGTTTCTGCGATGGAGTCGCTGTTCTCCACGGAGGACCGGCTGAAGGTTCAAAGGTCCGTCGATGCCGCGGCGACTCGATTCTCAAAGAAGACCTTCGCGCGAGGGATCGAGTATCTCTATGCGACTCGAACTGCCGTAGAACTCGACCCGCGGACGTGTGCGCGACTCGATACTGTGCTTTGCACGGTGCGAAGCCTGTTGAGCGGATAGTGTCGTGAGACCGGACGATGCGGGTCACCGACGGGCGGGCGAGGTGTTGCCTGGCGCTGTCGGGCTGGCGGACATGACACGGTCCGTGAAGTGACGAGGCGCCGTTCGCTACCGCGTCCCCGCGCGTCGCCCCGCTGCGGGTGCGGATGGTCGGGCGGGACCCGCTGGAGCGGCTGCGGACCGCGACGCCGCTGGAGCTGCTGTTCGACCTGACGTTCGTCATCGCGTTCGGGCGGACGGCGGAGGAACTCGCCGTCCTGGTCGCGGACGGGCACGTCGGCGCGGCGGTCACCGGGTTCGCGTTCGCGACGTTCGCCGTGTCCTGGGCGTGGATCAACTTCACGTGGTTCGCCTCGGCGTACGACACCGACGACTGGCTGTTCCGGCTCACCACGATGGTCCAGATGGTCGGCGTGCTCATCCTGGCGCTGGGCGTCCCGCCGATGTTCGAGTCCCTCGCCGCGGGGGAGCACCTCGACGACCGGGTGCTCGTGCTCGGCTACGTCGTGATGCGCGTGCCGATGGTCCTGCAGTGGAGCCGCGCGGCGCTCGCCGATCCGGCTCGCCGGCCGAGCATCGCGGTGTTCATCGCGACCCTGCTCGCCGCGCAGGCCGGGTGGGTGGCGCTCGCGCTGGTCGACGTCCCGACGGTCACGGCGCTCGCCCTCGTCGTCCCGCTCATGGTGCTCGAGGCCGTCGGCCCGGTCGTCGCCGAGCGCGTGCACGGCGGCACCCCCTGGCACCCCACCACATCGCCGAGCGGTACGGGCTGGTCGTCATCATCGCCGTCGGCGAGGGGCTCACCGGCACGACGTTCGCGCTCGCCGCGATCCTCGAGGAGTCCGGCTGGACCGTCGAGACCGCGCTGCTCGGGCTCGCCGGCGTGGCCCTGACGTTCGGCCTGTGGTGGGCGTACGACGTCATGCCGAGCGGTGCGCTCCTGGCCGCGC is a window encoding:
- a CDS encoding ATP-dependent endonuclease: MLAGDREQVRCVWFGMLALDGVSACRGSEEWWVRYSRFRISNFRGVRDATLDLMAAGPDSRISTLVGLNESGKTTILEAIESFLPTQDGENTEVRPNELTGWIQSDLDALVPISERSNFNGKVQISARVRLEPDDVAHIKKAVQKRTGFRVSSLRSELEVTVSHSFKNSRFVGTATAWSSVLGVGYKANGRVERDLGSSSENLAWRAAVGAIRERLPRIWYFPNFLFEFPRVITLTISPDETSTNRFYRQLFQDILDALGRDLRLDEHVVARALSRESGDLQNLRQVLLEVSREVTNSVVASWSRLFDRGDDLQGKRVVVDLVDPQRVGPGEVAVEFLLEDADGMFGIHERSLGFRWFFVYLLLTHYRGRRRSEESEILFLFDEPASNLHSTAQAALLESLGKLAEHSSVIFTTHSHHLINPAWLSSAFVVANDGVDPRVITSKVAARRTDIRVEPLQQFASQHPNRTHYFQPILDVLQYRPSELEHIPSVVMTEGKTDYYALRYYSEVIRGANAVDRLNILPGTGSGSLLPVIQMYLAWSRPFVVLLDSDAAGDRARERYLRQLGPALAGVVVDLASLCGDSAVSAMESLFSTEDRLKVQRSVDAAATRFSKKTFARGIEYLYATRTAVELDPRTCARLDTVLCTVRSLLSG
- a CDS encoding helix-turn-helix domain-containing protein, producing the protein MSAALAARTTLPPSEGAEVESVRLLARALEQPTARLVAPDGTAVDIPSPVHDVLVRVVEAMEAGRAITVAPVEQRLTTSQAADFLGVSRPTVVKLLEEGRIPFERVTRHRRVRLDDLLAFRDDRRREQRAQLDDITRQAVADGLYDAAASDYENALRRARAGGGDGASDR
- a CDS encoding DEAD/DEAH box helicase, with the translated sequence MAGAGSGRRRSGGGRSASGGGGAATAQRRRAPRRSEEGLIPVLAAAARDVDGIVRRPPTRPAVRTKFQVVALLVREERARVMGDAELGQARRTEQLKRLDGVATLLAKIAARDTSLLALLGDDARVSEAARTLKATMMRAGGLEPPEEPEEPAPVQPEPGAEKRVVPRSVVARQLANPFLAPDFEAAAERMAGRPRRLAGWELLEPLFRSFEQAPAGAPACMPLPGGQLVQVPAGRELMPHQAQVVAATAAGHRTYLLADEPGLGKTAQALLSARAAEAYPLLVVVPNVVKTNWAHEVRMWTPERQPTVVHGDGEGVNGFADVVIVNYELLDRHVGWLGDFGFRGMVVDEAHFIKNKGSQRSRHVLALSQRIRERAPRPLLMALTGTPLINDIEDFRAIWQYLGWIDDEKPLGRLMTALEETGLTPADRGFSAAARTAVIDMGIVRRRKIDVVADIPARRVADLPVELDGAVGRSIRAAEEALTRRMVERYHAALAARSEVSDGLDRELVRRVAATELKDSSSKGGGENVFTMVRRIGQAKAGLAADYAAQLARNVGKVVFFAKHVDVMDTAEQLFADRGIRYASIRGDQTPKAREKNVTAFTDDPEVQIVVCSLMAAGVGLNLQVASNMVLAELSWTDAEQTQAIDRIHRIGQSEPVTAWRIIAAQTVDAKIAELIDAKSGLAARALDGAGEQEDAGATDVQLETLVGLLTEALEAEAARG
- a CDS encoding carbohydrate ABC transporter permease: MSTGFIENTAGRGAAAYAKKRARRGRPVPQHESSGRRPGWVTYVILTVVFVVSVFPLYASAMYGSSTTQEIARAVGNLPTWFPTLVLIENFGEVFNASQFNFWMAFLNSVLVAVAVTASTVFFSTLAGFSFAKLTFRGRQALYVTVIATMAIPAQVGTIPMFIMMNDFGWIDSLLALTVPTLVTAFGVFWMTQYLQEALPFELVEAARVDGASMFRTFWSIALPAARPAAATLALFTFVGSWNSFFWPSVVMRSQLTMPLVVPQLKGAFTTDTGLVMSGVFLVAAPLLVVFVVAGKQLVSGVMAGAVKG